Proteins encoded by one window of Cylindrospermum stagnale PCC 7417:
- a CDS encoding site-2 protease family protein translates to MAFWFLLLLGLATYLMVQRSVAQITRTPVWLLWLVLMTPAILLSGWTLMYGAKQPPPPGLILWPSVVCLLLYWLLFQWGRQTPRDTQAQALLATESQPTASPTVEPVPLRPIEQTEETHLRNCFPWSVYYIQNIEYRPQAVICRGKLRTTPTNAYQQIKTNIEEQFGDRFLLIFQEGNNDKPFFVLVPNTQAAKEVNTRRDSERLTRPGLAIMLLVATLVTTTLVGAKLAGVDLTKLESDPTVLLKGLPYALGLMTILGIHELGHYLTAKRYKIRSTLPYFIPMPFFLGTFGAFIQMRSPIPNRKALFDVSIAGPIAGFVATLPLLLWGLAHSDVVPLNEKIGTLNPNALNPTYSILLALLSKLALGTDLTPKSAIDLHPVAVAGFLGLIVTALNLMPVGQLDGGHIIHAMFGQRTAIVIGQIARLLLLLLSLIQEEFLLWAIILLFIPLIDEPALNDVTELDNKRDVLGLLAMALLLMIVLPLPQAMARLLQI, encoded by the coding sequence ATGGCATTTTGGTTTCTCCTCCTACTGGGGCTAGCTACTTACTTGATGGTGCAGCGCAGCGTTGCTCAAATTACCCGCACACCAGTATGGTTGTTGTGGCTGGTTTTAATGACACCAGCAATACTGTTGAGCGGATGGACGCTAATGTATGGGGCGAAACAACCGCCACCGCCAGGGCTAATCTTATGGCCGTCTGTTGTTTGCCTGCTGTTATACTGGCTGCTATTTCAATGGGGACGCCAAACACCAAGGGATACACAGGCTCAAGCTTTACTAGCTACCGAATCACAACCGACTGCTAGTCCTACTGTAGAACCAGTACCGCTGCGTCCCATAGAACAAACGGAAGAAACCCATCTGCGTAATTGCTTTCCCTGGTCTGTATACTACATCCAAAATATTGAGTATCGACCCCAAGCAGTGATCTGTCGGGGTAAGTTGCGAACTACACCAACCAATGCTTACCAGCAGATTAAAACCAATATTGAGGAGCAATTTGGCGATCGCTTCCTGCTGATCTTTCAAGAAGGTAACAATGACAAACCCTTCTTTGTGCTAGTTCCCAATACACAAGCTGCCAAAGAAGTCAATACTCGCCGCGACTCTGAAAGGTTAACTCGACCAGGACTAGCAATCATGCTGCTAGTAGCTACTTTGGTAACTACAACCTTAGTGGGAGCGAAATTGGCTGGTGTTGATTTGACCAAACTGGAATCTGACCCAACTGTTCTTCTCAAGGGATTGCCCTATGCTTTAGGGTTAATGACCATTTTGGGTATCCATGAACTTGGTCATTATCTGACAGCAAAACGCTACAAAATTCGCTCGACCTTGCCTTATTTTATTCCTATGCCTTTTTTCTTGGGAACTTTTGGCGCATTTATTCAGATGCGAAGCCCGATTCCCAACCGCAAAGCTTTATTTGATGTGAGTATTGCTGGGCCAATAGCAGGATTTGTCGCTACCTTACCTTTACTGCTATGGGGTTTAGCTCATTCTGATGTCGTACCCCTGAACGAAAAAATAGGTACGTTAAACCCCAATGCCCTCAATCCCACATATTCCATCTTACTAGCGTTGCTCTCGAAGTTAGCCCTAGGCACTGATTTAACACCAAAATCAGCAATTGATCTACATCCAGTAGCGGTAGCTGGCTTTCTGGGGTTAATTGTTACAGCATTAAATTTGATGCCAGTGGGACAACTAGATGGGGGTCACATTATCCATGCCATGTTTGGGCAACGAACCGCCATCGTCATTGGTCAAATTGCTCGCTTGTTGTTACTACTGCTTTCTCTAATCCAAGAAGAATTTTTGTTATGGGCAATTATCTTATTATTCATTCCGTTGATTGATGAACCTGCGCTGAATGATGTCACAGAACTGGATAATAAACGGGATGTATTGGGGTTGCTAGCAATGGCTTTGTTGTTGATGATTGTGCTGCCACTACCGCAAGCGATGGCTCGTTTGTTGCAGATTTAA
- the petD gene encoding cytochrome b6-f complex subunit IV, which produces MSTQKKPDLSDPKLRAKLAQGMGHNYYGEPAWPNDLLYVFPIVIMGSFACIVALAVLDPALTGEPANPFATPLEILPEWYLYPVFQILRSLPNKLLGVLAMASVPLGLILIPFIENVNKFQNPFRRPVATTVFLFGTLVTLWLGIGAAMPLDKSLTLGLF; this is translated from the coding sequence ATGTCAACGCAGAAAAAACCCGATCTCAGTGATCCTAAGTTAAGAGCCAAACTCGCCCAAGGTATGGGTCACAACTATTACGGCGAACCCGCTTGGCCTAACGACTTGCTGTATGTGTTTCCCATTGTGATCATGGGTTCTTTCGCCTGTATTGTGGCTCTAGCCGTGCTAGATCCCGCTCTGACTGGTGAACCAGCAAATCCTTTCGCCACACCGTTGGAAATTCTGCCGGAATGGTATTTGTACCCTGTCTTCCAGATTTTGCGATCGCTCCCCAACAAACTCTTGGGAGTTTTAGCAATGGCTTCCGTACCTCTGGGACTAATCCTGATTCCCTTTATTGAGAATGTCAATAAGTTCCAAAACCCTTTCCGTCGTCCAGTTGCCACCACAGTATTCCTGTTTGGTACTCTGGTTACCCTGTGGCTAGGTATTGGTGCTGCTATGCCATTGGATAAATCCTTAACTTTGGGACTGTTCTAA
- the petB gene encoding cytochrome b6, giving the protein MANVYDWFEERLELQALADDVTSKYVPPHVNIFYCLGGITLVCFLIQFATGFAMTFYYKPTVAEAYSSVEYIMNQVNFGWLIRSIHRWSASMMVLMMILHTFRVYMTGGFKKPRELTWISGVILAVITVSFGVTGYSLPWDQVGYWAVKIVSGVPEAIPVVGVLISDLLRGGSSVGQATLTRYYSAHTFVLPWLIAVFMLFHFLMIRKQGISGPL; this is encoded by the coding sequence ATGGCCAACGTTTATGACTGGTTTGAGGAACGCTTGGAACTTCAGGCCCTCGCTGATGACGTCACCAGCAAGTACGTCCCTCCCCACGTCAACATCTTTTACTGTCTGGGCGGCATTACCCTGGTTTGCTTTCTCATCCAGTTTGCTACTGGGTTTGCGATGACGTTCTACTATAAGCCAACAGTCGCCGAGGCTTATTCTTCCGTAGAGTACATCATGAATCAAGTCAACTTCGGTTGGCTAATTCGTTCCATCCACCGCTGGTCCGCCAGCATGATGGTGCTGATGATGATTTTGCACACCTTCCGGGTTTACATGACTGGCGGGTTCAAAAAGCCCCGTGAACTGACCTGGATCAGTGGTGTCATCTTAGCTGTGATCACCGTTTCTTTTGGCGTCACAGGCTATTCCCTACCTTGGGACCAAGTTGGCTACTGGGCTGTGAAAATCGTTAGTGGCGTTCCAGAAGCAATTCCCGTGGTCGGCGTTCTCATCTCTGACCTGCTACGCGGCGGTTCGAGTGTTGGTCAAGCGACACTAACTCGCTACTATAGCGCTCACACCTTTGTCCTGCCTTGGTTGATTGCGGTCTTCATGCTGTTCCACTTCTTGATGATTCGCAAACAAGGCATTTCTGGACCTTTGTAA
- a CDS encoding ferritin-like domain-containing protein, translating into MVQLSERPGTKKITSLQEKFIYEVGAIYDAEHRFLEAQQLMWQYSQHNQLKSLIETHIRETEQQIRNLEQVFNTLGQQPFRVTSDAAAGLVSDGQKLTLLAADNQKIADLGMVGGQSKVEQLEIACYRGLIKGAEQMGQNEVVRLLQENLQQEEQTAQRLERLLPELLQEAKSAEGKASGRSR; encoded by the coding sequence ATGGTTCAACTCAGCGAACGTCCAGGCACAAAAAAAATCACCAGCTTGCAAGAGAAGTTCATCTACGAAGTAGGTGCAATCTACGATGCAGAACACCGCTTCTTAGAAGCGCAGCAACTGATGTGGCAGTATAGTCAACATAACCAGTTGAAGTCCTTGATTGAGACACATATTCGGGAAACCGAGCAGCAAATTAGGAACTTAGAACAGGTCTTTAATACCTTAGGACAGCAACCATTCCGGGTTACCAGCGATGCTGCGGCTGGTCTTGTCAGTGACGGTCAAAAATTGACGTTACTAGCTGCCGATAACCAAAAAATTGCCGACTTGGGAATGGTAGGAGGGCAATCTAAGGTTGAACAATTGGAGATTGCTTGCTATCGCGGCTTGATTAAAGGTGCCGAGCAAATGGGGCAAAACGAAGTGGTGCGGCTGCTACAGGAAAACTTGCAGCAGGAAGAGCAAACAGCACAAAGGCTGGAACGATTATTGCCAGAGTTACTTCAAGAAGCAAAATCGGCGGAAGGGAAAGCATCTGGTAGATCTCGTTAA
- a CDS encoding alpha/beta hydrolase — protein MQPIYDESFEMIVQDVEVTPQQEEYHPVKLITRKGPIYCRYYPVKGAEKAVIWAGGVGGNWDTPASGLYPRLCEDLRSQAIASLRVSYRYSTKLEESVLDVLAALTYLQDQGINYFGLVGHSFGGAVVIQAATQSPDVRTVVTLATQSSRTSAVPELATRCSILLVHGLDDPVLPPHCSQLVYQLALQPKQLILYPEASHNLDEVADEVYQLVRDWIVRELKDCF, from the coding sequence GTGCAACCTATCTATGATGAATCTTTTGAGATGATAGTGCAGGATGTTGAAGTTACACCCCAGCAGGAAGAATATCATCCCGTCAAACTGATCACGAGGAAAGGTCCAATTTACTGCCGCTACTATCCAGTCAAGGGTGCCGAAAAGGCCGTGATTTGGGCGGGGGGTGTTGGTGGTAACTGGGATACACCCGCATCTGGACTTTACCCCCGATTATGTGAGGATTTGAGATCCCAGGCGATCGCTTCTTTGAGAGTAAGTTACCGTTACTCGACAAAGTTAGAGGAATCCGTCCTCGATGTTCTGGCAGCGCTTACCTATTTACAAGATCAAGGTATCAACTATTTTGGTCTAGTTGGTCACTCCTTCGGTGGTGCGGTGGTAATTCAAGCTGCTACCCAATCCCCAGATGTCCGCACCGTTGTTACTCTTGCTACCCAATCTTCCCGCACCAGTGCCGTGCCTGAACTAGCAACACGATGCTCAATTCTTCTGGTGCATGGCTTGGATGACCCAGTACTACCGCCCCATTGTTCACAACTTGTGTATCAGCTAGCTCTCCAGCCCAAGCAGCTAATTCTCTATCCTGAAGCTAGTCATAATCTAGATGAAGTGGCGGATGAGGTTTATCAATTAGTTCGGGATTGGATTGTCAGAGAGCTAAAAGACTGTTTCTAA
- a CDS encoding ATP-binding protein translates to MLSIVQQDHLTVKSELKLLNQVQQWFEQFCLRHLAQYGWSESQIYRLNLALAEGFTNAVRHAHRALPPETTIEIEVILWIDRLEMRIWDHGKPFNPDTLAEPEPGTLQVGGFGWFLLRRLADHVVYERGADSRNCLLIVKYCLEGQH, encoded by the coding sequence ATTCTTAGCATAGTGCAGCAAGACCATCTGACGGTGAAGAGCGAACTTAAGCTCCTAAACCAAGTGCAACAATGGTTTGAGCAATTTTGTCTGCGACATTTAGCTCAATATGGCTGGTCAGAAAGCCAAATTTATCGCCTTAACTTAGCATTAGCAGAGGGCTTTACCAACGCAGTTCGTCACGCTCATCGTGCTTTACCACCGGAAACAACCATAGAGATTGAAGTGATTCTGTGGATTGACCGACTAGAAATGAGAATTTGGGATCATGGAAAACCTTTCAATCCTGATACGCTCGCCGAGCCAGAACCAGGTACTCTGCAAGTAGGTGGATTTGGATGGTTTCTGCTGCGACGCTTGGCTGACCATGTTGTCTATGAACGTGGCGCCGATAGCAGGAATTGTCTGCTGATTGTCAAATATTGTCTAGAAGGACAACACTAG
- a CDS encoding phycobiliprotein lyase translates to MNIEEFFELSAGKWFSHRTSHHLAFKESEDGKSDIVIESLAADHPEVIKLCEQYEIHPSSASCGARVTWNGTMEWDEEKHSGSTVLVTVPNTENPDEGKLLREMGYAEKAPVAGTYKMGSDGALMLITEYETMWSEERLWFASPNLRMRVSILKRFGGFSMASFTSEIRMGGTAASEKANAAANSVNATAG, encoded by the coding sequence ATGAATATTGAAGAGTTTTTTGAGTTAAGTGCTGGTAAATGGTTTTCCCATCGGACTAGTCACCATTTGGCTTTTAAGGAATCCGAAGACGGCAAGTCAGACATCGTCATTGAGAGCCTGGCAGCAGATCATCCAGAAGTGATCAAACTGTGTGAACAGTACGAAATTCATCCTAGTTCTGCCTCCTGTGGCGCTAGAGTTACCTGGAATGGCACAATGGAATGGGATGAAGAAAAACACAGCGGTTCTACTGTGTTAGTCACAGTCCCGAATACAGAAAATCCAGATGAAGGTAAGTTACTGCGAGAAATGGGTTATGCCGAGAAAGCCCCAGTCGCCGGTACTTATAAAATGGGCAGCGATGGCGCCCTAATGCTGATTACAGAGTATGAAACCATGTGGTCTGAGGAACGCTTGTGGTTTGCTAGTCCTAATTTGCGGATGCGGGTGAGTATCCTCAAGCGCTTTGGCGGCTTTAGTATGGCTTCTTTCACTTCGGAGATTCGCATGGGTGGTACTGCGGCATCTGAGAAAGCGAATGCGGCGGCTAATTCAGTTAATGCAACCGCAGGCTAA
- a CDS encoding HEAT repeat domain-containing protein — protein sequence MSAPSLEVISAQLESPNLRDRMVALASLRHVPPEDAVPLIKKVLDDESLQLRSMAIFALGIKQTPECYSILVKILENDPDYGIRADAAGALGYLGDVRAFEVLSRAFYEDTDWLVRFSVAVALGNIKDPRARAILIQALDSNEVILHQAAIAALGEIEDIESVDSILRFAQSEDWLVRQRLAEALGNLPSPKTIPALKYLEKDSHPNVAEAARISLKRLEETTN from the coding sequence ATGTCTGCTCCAAGCTTAGAGGTGATCTCTGCTCAGTTAGAAAGTCCGAATTTGCGCGATCGCATGGTAGCCCTTGCCAGTTTACGCCATGTTCCCCCAGAGGATGCAGTGCCTTTGATTAAAAAGGTTTTGGATGATGAATCTCTGCAACTGCGCTCAATGGCTATATTTGCTCTAGGCATCAAGCAAACCCCAGAATGTTATTCCATTCTGGTGAAAATACTGGAAAATGACCCAGATTATGGTATCCGTGCGGATGCTGCCGGTGCCTTAGGATATTTGGGTGATGTGAGAGCCTTTGAGGTGCTCTCACGGGCATTTTATGAAGATACTGATTGGCTAGTACGCTTTAGTGTGGCAGTTGCCCTAGGTAATATTAAAGACCCCCGTGCCCGTGCGATCCTGATTCAGGCGTTGGATAGCAACGAAGTCATATTACATCAAGCCGCGATCGCTGCATTGGGAGAAATTGAAGACATTGAATCTGTAGATAGTATCCTGCGTTTTGCCCAATCAGAAGATTGGTTAGTGCGGCAACGTCTTGCCGAAGCCCTGGGCAATCTTCCCAGTCCCAAGACTATCCCAGCTTTGAAGTACCTGGAAAAAGACAGCCATCCCAATGTCGCTGAAGCAGCCAGGATTTCCCTCAAGAGACTTGAGGAAACCACAAACTAA
- a CDS encoding glutathione S-transferase family protein, which yields MLELYQWELSQYSEKVRLILDYKGLEYRKIEVTPGIGQIELFRLTGQQQVPVLKDGNQYIADSTAIAKYLDLKYPERPLIPTDPKKRGLTLLIEEWADESIGIKGRKALFSAISQDQNFRKSLLPTSTPDIFKSLVQGVPSDFLTVLGFGVGYSPDVIKSAIADLKQDLEALTLLLADSPYLTGDEPTLADLAVAGLSILLKFPDGPYLDLPASIRGKGVPILADNPDYERFFSWRDRLYAQFRKPLPGVTPRVGDAPTSIPIE from the coding sequence ATGCTGGAGTTATACCAATGGGAACTATCTCAATACTCAGAGAAAGTGCGCTTGATACTTGATTATAAAGGGCTAGAGTACCGCAAAATCGAGGTTACTCCTGGAATTGGGCAAATAGAACTGTTTCGTTTAACTGGTCAGCAACAAGTGCCAGTATTGAAGGACGGTAATCAATATATTGCAGATTCTACGGCAATTGCCAAGTATTTAGACTTAAAATATCCTGAGCGCCCACTGATACCCACAGATCCAAAAAAGCGGGGGTTAACTTTATTAATAGAAGAATGGGCGGATGAGTCGATCGGCATCAAAGGTAGAAAAGCGCTGTTTTCTGCCATTAGTCAAGATCAAAATTTCCGCAAGTCTTTGTTACCCACCTCAACGCCAGATATTTTCAAAAGTCTGGTGCAAGGAGTCCCTAGTGATTTCCTCACAGTTTTAGGTTTTGGGGTTGGTTATAGCCCAGATGTGATCAAATCAGCGATCGCGGATTTAAAGCAAGATTTAGAGGCGCTAACGTTATTGTTGGCGGATAGTCCTTATTTAACGGGAGATGAACCGACCTTAGCTGATTTGGCTGTAGCGGGTTTATCAATCCTGTTGAAGTTTCCTGATGGCCCTTATCTAGATTTACCCGCATCGATTAGAGGAAAAGGCGTGCCCATCTTGGCAGACAATCCTGATTATGAGCGATTCTTTAGTTGGCGCGATCGCCTTTATGCCCAATTTCGTAAACCATTACCAGGCGTAACTCCAAGAGTTGGAGATGCGCCGACTTCAATTCCGATTGAATAG
- a CDS encoding Zn-dependent hydrolase glyoxylase codes for MCSLPQQPSQTTKSPRVVLSDGVPSGSVLYTLTETSSTSTNFALNSIFAFPPNRETLGGTSYFIVRNEGNILIDCPALDQTNQDFWRSHGGVRWLFLTHRGAIGKAAEIQQILGCEILIQEEEAYLLPGLTVTTFSQEFTLNSTAQVVWTPGHSPGSSCLYYQEFGGVLFTGRHLVPNQQSQPMPLRTAKTFHWSRQIKSLQSLLERFTPETLQYICPGANTGLLRGKRLIDQAYQRLAGLDLQAMLAAQAIL; via the coding sequence ATGTGCTCTTTACCTCAACAGCCGAGTCAGACAACTAAGTCACCACGAGTAGTACTTTCAGACGGAGTTCCTAGCGGATCTGTTCTTTATACCCTTACGGAAACAAGCTCCACCTCTACAAACTTCGCGCTCAACAGCATCTTTGCCTTTCCCCCAAATCGGGAGACATTAGGGGGAACCTCTTACTTTATTGTCAGGAATGAAGGTAATATCCTGATCGATTGCCCCGCCTTAGACCAGACAAATCAAGATTTTTGGCGATCGCATGGTGGTGTGCGTTGGTTATTTCTTACCCATCGTGGTGCTATTGGCAAGGCGGCTGAAATTCAGCAAATCTTAGGCTGCGAGATTTTGATTCAAGAGGAAGAAGCCTATTTATTACCTGGGTTAACGGTAACCACCTTTAGTCAAGAATTCACTCTCAATTCAACAGCACAAGTGGTTTGGACACCGGGTCATTCTCCCGGATCTTCTTGCCTATACTACCAAGAATTTGGGGGAGTGCTATTTACTGGCCGCCATTTAGTCCCCAATCAGCAAAGCCAACCAATGCCACTACGAACAGCAAAAACCTTTCACTGGTCCCGACAAATTAAAAGCCTGCAATCACTCCTAGAACGGTTTACACCGGAAACGCTTCAGTACATTTGCCCCGGCGCGAATACAGGTCTTCTGAGAGGCAAACGTTTAATAGACCAAGCTTACCAGCGCCTCGCCGGACTGGATTTACAGGCAATGCTGGCGGCACAAGCTATCCTTTGA
- the ctpA gene encoding carboxyl-terminal processing protease CtpA, translated as MGLMNKQVFRLGFSLLAAFCLALGILVPPAAALTDDQKLVSEVWRIVNRSYLDESFNHQNWAAVRQQTLSKPLQNHQAAYEAIQRMLKSLDDPFTRFLDPEQYRSLQVNTSGELTGVGLQIALNPQTGKLEVIAPIAGSPADKAGIQPRDRILKIEGMSTENLTLDEAAARMRGPIGSLVTLLIDREAEGEIEIRVVRSRIALNPVVAELRSSAQGTPIGYLRLSQFNANASMELAQAISSLEKKGAAAYILDLRNNPGGLLQSGIEIARQWLDSGTIVYTVNRQGIQGSFEASGLALTADPLVILVNQGTASASEILAGALQDNGRAQLVGETTFGKGLIQSLFELSDGSGLAVTIAKYETPNHHDINKLGIKPDKVITQEAITRDQIATEADGQYQAAVELLIKNSVVVGAK; from the coding sequence ATGGGTTTAATGAACAAACAGGTTTTTCGGCTAGGATTTTCATTGCTGGCAGCTTTTTGCTTGGCTCTGGGTATACTCGTCCCACCAGCAGCAGCTTTGACAGATGACCAAAAGCTAGTATCAGAAGTTTGGCGAATTGTCAATCGTAGTTATCTGGATGAGTCGTTTAATCATCAAAACTGGGCGGCAGTAAGGCAGCAGACGCTCTCGAAGCCGCTGCAAAACCACCAAGCAGCTTATGAGGCTATTCAGAGGATGCTCAAGAGCCTAGACGACCCTTTTACCAGGTTTTTAGACCCTGAGCAGTACCGCAGTTTGCAGGTGAATACTTCTGGCGAACTGACGGGGGTGGGATTGCAAATTGCGCTCAATCCCCAGACGGGCAAGTTGGAAGTAATAGCACCCATAGCCGGTTCTCCAGCGGATAAAGCTGGGATTCAACCACGCGATCGCATCCTCAAAATTGAGGGCATGTCCACAGAAAATCTCACCCTCGACGAAGCTGCGGCGCGGATGCGCGGGCCGATTGGCAGCCTCGTGACTCTGTTGATTGATCGAGAAGCAGAGGGAGAAATAGAGATTAGAGTAGTGCGATCGCGCATTGCTCTTAACCCAGTGGTGGCAGAATTACGTTCATCAGCGCAGGGAACGCCCATTGGCTATCTACGCCTAAGTCAATTTAATGCCAATGCCTCAATGGAGTTGGCACAAGCTATTTCTAGTCTAGAAAAAAAAGGCGCTGCTGCCTATATTCTAGATTTGCGAAATAATCCAGGAGGGCTATTGCAATCGGGAATTGAGATCGCCCGCCAGTGGTTAGACTCCGGGACTATAGTCTACACCGTGAATCGGCAAGGCATTCAGGGGAGTTTTGAAGCATCTGGGCTAGCTCTGACAGCAGATCCGCTGGTGATTTTAGTAAATCAAGGAACTGCTAGCGCCAGTGAAATTCTCGCCGGCGCACTCCAAGATAACGGTCGTGCCCAATTGGTAGGCGAAACCACTTTTGGGAAGGGCCTAATCCAATCCTTATTTGAATTGTCTGATGGTTCTGGCTTGGCAGTAACAATTGCTAAATACGAAACCCCTAACCACCATGATATTAACAAATTAGGTATTAAACCAGACAAGGTGATCACTCAAGAGGCAATTACCCGCGACCAGATTGCCACAGAAGCCGATGGTCAATATCAAGCCGCAGTGGAACTGCTGATTAAAAACTCAGTAGTAGTGGGAGCAAAATGA
- a CDS encoding fasciclin domain-containing protein, producing MKANYSKLFTKFAGIVGVTGVSLLITLPSEAKEALNPHPSIFSEATYNRSQGIQANSQSTPAELVLETQKGNTKPKPVVAQKGGRTVNPRPSIFNEPPYNRGTAPGKTRPITPSRPTKPATEVPTTPGTNKPATTAPTPTPPAAGTTSATKNLVALAESNGSFKTLIKALKAAGLAEVLQGQGPFTIFAPTDAAFAKLPQDALQDLLKPENKEVLVKVLTYHVVNGKVLSTDLKSGQVTSLQGDPITVKVDKATGVMVNDAQVTKADIQGSNGVIHQIDNLILPPSL from the coding sequence ATGAAGGCTAATTACAGCAAATTATTCACCAAATTCGCCGGCATAGTGGGAGTAACTGGTGTCAGTCTCCTGATTACTTTACCGTCTGAAGCAAAAGAGGCTCTAAATCCTCACCCCAGTATTTTCAGCGAAGCTACCTATAATAGGAGCCAAGGCATTCAGGCAAATTCTCAATCCACACCTGCTGAACTGGTTTTAGAAACACAAAAGGGTAATACCAAACCCAAACCAGTTGTGGCACAGAAAGGGGGTAGAACAGTCAATCCTAGACCGAGTATTTTCAACGAGCCTCCCTATAACCGTGGTACCGCACCTGGTAAAACTAGACCCATCACCCCATCAAGACCCACCAAGCCAGCAACAGAAGTCCCAACTACCCCAGGCACAAATAAACCAGCAACCACTGCACCTACTCCAACGCCACCAGCAGCAGGGACGACAAGCGCAACCAAAAACTTAGTAGCGCTGGCGGAATCAAACGGCTCCTTCAAAACTTTAATTAAGGCTTTGAAAGCGGCTGGACTGGCAGAAGTTTTGCAAGGACAAGGCCCTTTTACCATTTTTGCACCCACTGATGCAGCCTTTGCTAAATTGCCACAAGACGCTTTGCAAGACTTGTTGAAGCCTGAAAACAAAGAAGTATTAGTCAAGGTGTTAACTTATCATGTGGTGAATGGTAAAGTACTCTCCACCGATTTGAAATCTGGTCAAGTCACTAGTCTTCAAGGTGATCCAATTACTGTAAAAGTTGATAAAGCTACTGGTGTCATGGTAAATGATGCACAGGTGACTAAGGCAGATATCCAAGGCAGCAACGGCGTTATCCATCAAATTGATAACTTAATTTTGCCTCCTAGCCTATAG